A region from the Aquimarina sp. ERC-38 genome encodes:
- a CDS encoding class I SAM-dependent methyltransferase, translated as MNNKQLISKNIELFYNKASEETRLNNGMGIFEFERVKELIEKYIPFPNSKIIDIGGGTGKYSEWLARKGHQVCLVDPVYKHVKLAQKRSNKLKNKFSIELGESRNLKFQSNFADLIILHGPLYHLQNRKDRDQSIREAKRILKNGGIILGFAINRTASTLVGLLNGLFHEETYFQMCKEELTTGIHNPPDGFPWLLAEAYYHNPGQLKEEFGAQNLTYLNTYAIEGMAWLDKAYFTNMQNDTKRSKLMELIKITENDSHLLSFSPHMMIAVKKQIAYGK; from the coding sequence ATGAATAATAAACAACTAATAAGTAAAAACATAGAACTATTTTACAACAAAGCTTCCGAAGAAACCAGACTTAATAATGGAATGGGAATATTTGAGTTTGAAAGAGTTAAAGAACTGATAGAAAAATATATACCGTTTCCAAATTCAAAAATAATCGATATTGGTGGCGGAACCGGAAAATATTCGGAGTGGTTGGCAAGAAAAGGACATCAAGTTTGTTTAGTAGATCCTGTTTACAAACATGTAAAGCTAGCGCAAAAAAGATCAAATAAACTAAAAAATAAATTTTCAATTGAACTGGGGGAATCCAGGAATTTAAAATTTCAAAGCAACTTTGCCGACTTAATCATCTTACACGGACCGTTATATCATCTTCAAAACCGGAAGGATCGAGATCAAAGTATTCGTGAAGCAAAACGAATTCTTAAAAATGGCGGAATTATCTTAGGTTTTGCTATCAACCGTACCGCGTCCACTCTGGTTGGTCTTTTAAACGGACTTTTTCATGAAGAAACCTATTTTCAAATGTGTAAAGAAGAATTAACTACAGGAATACACAATCCACCAGATGGTTTTCCCTGGCTTTTAGCCGAAGCTTATTATCACAACCCGGGACAACTAAAAGAAGAGTTTGGAGCACAGAATCTAACCTATCTCAATACTTATGCAATTGAAGGTATGGCTTGGTTAGACAAAGCTTACTTTACTAATATGCAAAATGATACAAAGAGAAGTAAATTAATGGAACTTATAAAAATTACAGAGAATGACAGCCATCTTTTGTCTTTTAGTCCGCACATGATGATAGCTGTAAAAAAACAAATTGCATATGGAAAATAA
- a CDS encoding collagen-like protein, whose protein sequence is MRKLMQLLFISLLVIGNWSCEGPEGLPGRDGFDGRDGQNGRDGQDGQDGRDGDTLTQIYEIESVNFDEANNFGINFAFPQAVPETDIVFVYRLEDVIDGKAVWEPLPTATIYFDDNNDGIDDGFLQYRYNFTFDDVDILIESDDPIALGEEFTNDQVFRIAVVPAVFGSTKNTKTTSLEELMKLYSIAEKDIIKKALY, encoded by the coding sequence ATGAGAAAATTAATGCAATTATTGTTTATTTCCTTGCTCGTCATAGGAAACTGGTCTTGTGAAGGACCGGAGGGTTTACCCGGAAGAGATGGTTTTGATGGAAGAGACGGTCAAAATGGAAGAGATGGTCAGGACGGACAAGATGGAAGAGACGGAGATACCTTGACTCAGATATACGAAATCGAATCGGTAAATTTTGACGAAGCAAATAACTTTGGAATTAATTTTGCATTTCCACAAGCTGTGCCTGAGACAGATATTGTTTTTGTGTATAGGCTAGAGGATGTTATTGATGGAAAAGCTGTTTGGGAGCCCCTACCAACCGCCACTATCTACTTTGATGATAATAATGACGGCATTGACGATGGTTTTTTACAATATCGATATAATTTTACCTTTGATGATGTAGATATACTTATTGAAAGTGATGATCCCATAGCTTTAGGTGAAGAGTTTACAAATGATCAGGTTTTTAGAATTGCTGTAGTTCCTGCTGTTTTTGGAAGTACTAAGAATACTAAAACCACTTCTTTAGAGGAACTTATGAAGTTGTATAGCATTGCAGAGAAAGATATTATTAAAAAAGCACTTTACTAA
- the msrB gene encoding peptide-methionine (R)-S-oxide reductase MsrB, translating to MSSYKYKLSEKEWKEKLSEEEYRVLRQKGTERPFTGKYNLHKEDGAYKCKACDSVLFDSTSKFDSGCGWPSFDKSVEGSIEYIRDTTLGMIRTEILCANCGSHIGHVFDDGPTETGQRYCVNSVSIDFKNE from the coding sequence ATGAGTAGCTATAAGTATAAGCTGAGCGAAAAAGAATGGAAAGAGAAACTTTCTGAAGAAGAATATCGGGTGTTAAGGCAAAAAGGAACGGAGCGACCCTTTACCGGTAAATATAATTTACATAAAGAAGACGGTGCTTATAAATGTAAAGCTTGTGATTCCGTATTGTTTGACAGTACTTCAAAGTTTGATTCCGGTTGCGGGTGGCCTAGCTTTGATAAATCCGTAGAAGGTTCCATCGAATATATCAGGGATACCACTCTGGGAATGATCAGAACTGAAATTTTATGTGCGAACTGCGGAAGTCATATTGGTCATGTTTTTGACGATGGACCTACGGAAACCGGACAACGCTACTGTGTAAATTCAGTGAGTATTGATTTTAAAAACGAATAG
- the msrB gene encoding peptide-methionine (R)-S-oxide reductase MsrB codes for MKHILAGTLLLLFISCNGIAQKGSEKNKEARTFKVEKTTEEWKEVLTNREFYILRQAGTEVPFSSPLNNIKEAGTFVCAGCQSPLYKTKYKFDSGTGWPSFDRPVEDAVITDVDHKLGYARTELLCATCGGHLGHVFSDGPRETTGKRHCINGDALHFKPETE; via the coding sequence ATGAAACATATACTAGCAGGTACCTTGCTCCTCTTATTTATCAGTTGTAATGGTATTGCCCAAAAGGGTAGTGAGAAAAATAAAGAAGCACGTACGTTTAAAGTAGAAAAAACAACCGAAGAGTGGAAAGAGGTTTTGACCAATAGGGAATTTTATATTCTACGTCAGGCCGGAACCGAAGTGCCGTTTAGTAGCCCCCTTAATAATATTAAAGAAGCCGGAACCTTTGTTTGTGCCGGATGCCAGTCCCCTTTGTATAAAACCAAATATAAATTTGATAGCGGTACCGGATGGCCTAGTTTTGACCGGCCCGTAGAAGACGCAGTGATCACAGATGTAGACCATAAACTAGGCTATGCCCGTACAGAACTGCTTTGTGCCACCTGTGGGGGTCATTTAGGACATGTTTTTAGCGATGGACCTAGAGAAACAACTGGAAAGAGACATTGTATTAATGGGGATGCCCTTCATTTTAAACCAGAAACAGAATAA